In the Bacillus sp. FJAT-42376 genome, TATTAAAAGAATGCTTCCTCTCAATCGGCAGCAAAATGGTAATGGTATGAAGATCATCTAAGTAAGCATCAAATGGGCTGTTTACACTTGTCATTGCTCTTCCCCCCCGGAGAAACGATAAAAAATTGAATTGAATGAATGCCTGCAATTGTTCAGTCTCTCCATAAATTACCGGATCTATAATTTATTTTATGTGCAGACGTCCTTCTTGTGAGAGGACTTCCCTTAATTCCCGCCGTCTTCCTCCCAGCCGCTCCGGATTCGGGATCGGGTATGAGTGTGTGTGAGAAGTGCTTTTACCGACCTCAGCTGATCGTGTTTAATGGGAGAAGAAAAATTTCTCATTTTGGTAAACCATTCACTGAAACCTCTTTTATCGATTATACCCAGATTGTAAGGTTCATTTTGAAAATCGATATAGCCGTTTTGAAAGATCAAGTTTTTCGTGACGGGGAAATCAATCTCTTTTTTCTCCAAAATCCCATTCACAATAGTAGAAGTCCGATTTAACGCTAATAAGGGATTCAATATCTTCATCGAATCCCTGCCTCTTTTAATCGTCCAGAACCGGTCATGGGAGGCAGTCAGTATATCCTCTTTTTTACCCGGAATCCAGGCGATGCATTGAATTCCAGTCGGAGTAATAAGAACAGGGCCGGTTTCAACGGTGGCATTTTTTAATTCAAATACCGCGTCATGCATGTACATATTATGATCTGGAAGCCGTTTCAAGAAAAACTGGAGGCTTTCATCGTAAAAATACCGGCGGTCAAAGTCTGATTGCTCCCTGATTGTCGAACTTGCCCATTTGAGCTGAAAGCGGTAAATTTTATCCAGGAATTCATGCTTCAATTCATCATTGGATGAAGGAACATGGGTAAACATCAAGTCAGGGCTATCCTCAGCGATCTCAATGTCCGGATAAGACGGACTATCTTCTTCGGTTTTATTCTTTTGCAGGGTCCACTTCCCCCAAAAAGGAACCTTCGTCTCTTTTTCGGCCTGATCGGGAAGCCTGACGATAAAAGGATCAAATTTTCTTTCTTCCCAAGCTTTATTGAGCCGGTCCCATTGATGTTTTTTTAACCGGATAAACTGACTTGTATAATGATAGGGATCTGTTTCATATCTGGATATGTAATCTTTCAATTTTATTAGCTGACCCATCATTGGTCTCCTTTATAAAAGTATGGATGCAATCTGCGGGCACAGCAGCGAAGCAAAAATAGCACTGAAC is a window encoding:
- a CDS encoding NERD domain-containing protein, producing the protein MGQLIKLKDYISRYETDPYHYTSQFIRLKKHQWDRLNKAWEERKFDPFIVRLPDQAEKETKVPFWGKWTLQKNKTEEDSPSYPDIEIAEDSPDLMFTHVPSSNDELKHEFLDKIYRFQLKWASSTIREQSDFDRRYFYDESLQFFLKRLPDHNMYMHDAVFELKNATVETGPVLITPTGIQCIAWIPGKKEDILTASHDRFWTIKRGRDSMKILNPLLALNRTSTIVNGILEKKEIDFPVTKNLIFQNGYIDFQNEPYNLGIIDKRGFSEWFTKMRNFSSPIKHDQLRSVKALLTHTHTRSRIRSGWEEDGGN